The proteins below are encoded in one region of Triticum aestivum cultivar Chinese Spring chromosome 1B, IWGSC CS RefSeq v2.1, whole genome shotgun sequence:
- the LOC123114348 gene encoding leucine-rich repeat receptor-like serine/threonine-protein kinase RGI4 has translation MGRRSKWWAAALVRCCALVMLCVGTAVVAAVDEQGAALLAWKATLRNGVGALADWKAADASPCRWTGVTCNADGGITELSLQFVDLLGGVPANLAGAVGGTLTRLVLTGTNLTGPIPPELGALPVLAHLDLSNNALTGSIPAGLCRTGSKLETLYLNSNRLEGAIPDAIGNLTSLRELIVYDNQLGGRIPAAIGRMASLEVLRGGGNKNLHGAVPTEIGSCSRLTMVGLAETSITGPLPASLGRLKNLTTLAIYTALLSGPIPKELGRCSSLENIYLYENALSGSIPAELGALKKLKNLLLWQNQLVGIIPPELGSCSELAVIDLSLNGLTGHIPASLGKLLSLQELQLSGNKISGTVPPELARCSNLTDLELDNNQITGAIPAELGSLPALRMLYLWANQLTGNIPPELGRCTSLEALDLSTNALSGPIPPSLFQLPRLSKLLLINNELSGQLPAEIGNCTSLDRFRASGNHIAGAIPPEIGMLGSLSFLDLGSNRLSGALPTELSGCRNLTFVDLHDNAIAGVLPSGLFKELLSLQYLDLSYNAISGALPSDIGLLTSLTKLILSGNRLSGAMPPEIGSCSRLQLLDVGGNSLSGHIPGSIGQIPGLEIALNLSCNSFSGSMPAEFAGLVRLGVLDVSHNQLSGDVQALSALQNLVALNVSFNGFSGRLPETAFFAKLPTSDVEGNQALCLSRCSGGAGDRELEARRAARVAMAVLLTALVVLLVAAVLVLFGWRRRGERASEDKDSEMSPPWDVTLYQKLDIGVADVARSLTPANVIGHGWSGAVYRANIPSSGVTVAVKKFQSCDEASVEAFACEISVLPRVRHRNIVRLLGWASNRRTRLLFYDYLPNGTLGGLLHGGATGAAVVEWEVRLAIAVGVAEGLAYLHHDCVPGIIHRDIKADNILLGDRYEACLADFGLARVADDDTNSSPPPFAGSYGYIAPEYGCMTKITTKSDVYSFGVVLLEMITGRRTLDPAFGEGQSVVQWVRDHLCRKRDPAEIVDARLQGRPDTQVQEMLQALGIALLCASPRPEDRPTIKDVAALLRGIRHDDGTDTRKAGNAAGSETTEGMKRADAKKPISPTKLMALTRPVQTQAQVQARASSGSLGLLNNRDG, from the exons ATGGGTAGGCGGAGCAAATGGTGGGCGGCGGCGCTCGTCAGGTGCTGCGCGCTTGTCATGCTGTGCGTGGGTACAGCCGTCGTCGCCGCCGTGGACGAGCAGGGCGCGGCGCTGCTCGCGTGGAAGGCGACGCTGCGCAATGGTGTTGGCGCGCTGGCGGACTGGAAGGCCGCGGACGCGTCGCCCTGCCGGTGGACCGGTGTGACGTGCAATGCCGACGGCGGCATCACCGAGCTGAGCCTGCAGTTCGTCGACCTCCTCGGCGGCGTCCCGGCCAACCTGGCTGGCGCCGTCGGCGGCACGCTGACCCGGCTCGTCCTCACCGGCACGAACCTGACGGGCCCGATCCCGCCGGAGCTCGGCGCGCTGCCCGTGCTGGCGCACCTTGACCTCAGCAACAATGCGCTCACGGGGTCGATACCGGCCGGGCTGTGCCGGACGGGGAGCAAGCTCGAGACGCTCTACCTCAACTCCAACCGGCTGGAGGGTGCCATCCCGGACGCCATCGGCAACCTCACGTCGCTCCGGGAGCTCATCGTCTACGACAACCAGCTCGGCGGCCGGATTCCGGCGGCCATCGGCCGCATGGCCAGCCTCGAGGTGCTCCGCGGCGGCGGCAACAAGAACCTCCACGGCGCGGTCCCCACGGAGATCGGCAGCTGCTCCAGGCTCACCATGGTCGGCCTCGCCGAGACCAGCATCACCGGCCCGCTCCCTGCGAGCCTCGGCCGCCTCAAGAACCTCACCACGCTGGCCATCTACACGGCGCTGCTCTCTGGCCCGATACCCAAAGAGCTCGGCCGGTGCAGCAGCCTGGAGAACATCTACCTCTACGAGAACGCGCTATCCGGCTCCATCCCGGCGGAGCTCGGCGCGCTCAAGAAGCTCAAGAACCTGCTGCTGTGGCAGAACCAGCTCGTCGGCATCATCCCGCCGGAGCTCGGCTCGTGCAGCGAGCTCGCCGTGATCGACCTGTCGCTCAACGGGCTCACCGGCCACATCCCGGCGTCGCTCGGGAAACTCTTGTCGCTGCAGGAGTTGCAGCTCAGCGGGAACAAGATCTCCGGCACGGTGCCGCCGGAGCTCGCCCGATGCAGCAACCTCACAGACCTCGAGCTCGACAACAACCAGATCACGGGCGCCATCCCCGCCGAGCTCGGCAGCCTCCCGGCGTTGCGCATGCTTTACCTGTGGGCTAACCAGCTGACCGGAAACATCCCGCCGGAGCTCGGCCGGTGCACTAGCCTTGAGGCGCTCGACCTGTCGACCAATGCTCTGTCCGGGCCGATCCCACCGTCGCTCTTCCAGCTTCCACGGCTGTCCAAGCTGCTCCTCATCAACAACGAACTCTCTGGCCAGTTGCCCGCGGAGATTGGCAATTGCACGTCCCTCGACCGGTTCCGGGCAAGCGGCAACCACATCGCCGGCGCGATACCACCGGAAATCGGCATGCTTGGGAGCCTCAGCTTCCTGGACCTGGGCTCCAACCGGCTGTCCGGTGCTCTCCCCACAGAGTTATCAGGATGCCGGAACCTCACGTTCGTCGACCTCCACGACAATGCCATCGCCGGCGTGCTGCCGTCAGGGCTCTTCAAGGAATTGCTCTCGCTCCAGTACCTTGACCTCTCCTACAATGCCATCTCTGGCGCGCTCCCGTCCGACATTGGCCTGCTCACTTCGTTGACAAAGCTCATTCTCAGTGGCAACCGGCTGTCCGGAGCGATGCCACCGGAGATTGGCTCGTGCTCCCGCCTCCAGCTCCTCGACGTCGGCGGCAACTCGCTGTCCGGTCACATTCCGGGGAGCATCGGCCAGATTCCGGGATTGGAGATCGCCCTTAACCTCAGCTGCAACAGCTTCTCCGGCTCGATGCCAGCGGAGTTCGCAGGGCTCGTGAGGCTTGGGGTGCTCGACGTGTCACACAACCAGCTCTCCGGCGATGTCCAGGCTCTGTCTGCGCTACAGAACCTCGTGGCGCTCAACGTCTCCTTCAACGGCTTCTCCGGCCGGCTTCCGGAGACGGCGTTCTTCGCGAAGCTCCCGACCAGCGACGTCGAGGGCAACCAGGCACTGTGCCTCTCGCGGTGCTCTGGTGGTGCAGGCGACCGTGAGCTCGAGGCACGCCGCGCCGCTCGTGTCGCGATGGCTGTCCTGCTCACCGCCCTCGTCGTCCTCCTGGTGGCCGCGGTGCTCGTCCTGTTCGGGTGGCGCCGGCGCGGCGAGCGTGCCAGCGAGGACAAGGACTCCGAGATGTCGCCGCCGTGGGACGTGACGCTGTACCAGAAGCTGGACATCGGCGTGGCCGATGTGGCTCGCAGCCTCACTCCGGCGAACGTGATCGGCCACGGGTGGTCCGGCGCGGTGTACCGTGCTAACATCCCGTCGTCCGGCGTCACGGTCGCCGTCAAGAAATTCCAGTCATGCGACGAGGCGTCCGTGGAGGCGTTCGCGTGCGAGATCAGCGTGCTGCCCCGGGTGCGACACCGCAACATCGTCCGGTTGTTGGGATGGGCGTCCAACCGCCGGACGCGACTCCTCTTCTACGACTACCTCCCGAACGGCACTCTCGGCGGCCTTCTGCACGGTGGCGCGACCGGCGCCGCCGTCGTGGAGTGGGAGGTGCGGCTCGCGATCGCCGTGGGCGTGGCCGAGGGCCTCGCTTACCTCCACCACGACTGCGTGCCGGGGATCATCCACCGTGACATCAAGGCCGACAACATCCTCCTCGGCGACCGCTACGAGGCTTGCCTCGCCGACTTCGGCCTGGCACGAGTCGCCGATGACGACACCAACTCGTCGCCTCCGCCGTTCGCCGGATCCTACGGCTACATCGCTCCCG AGTACGGGTGCATGACCAAGATCACAACCAAgagcgacgtgtacagcttcggcgtgGTGCTGCTGGAGATGATCACGGGGCGACGCACGCTGGACCCGGCATTCGGCGAGGGGCAGAGCGTGGTGCAGTGGGTGCGCGACCACCTGTGCCGGAAGCGCGACCCGGCGGAGATCGTGGACGCGAGGCTGCAAGGCCGGCCGGACACGCAGGTCCAGGAGATGCTGCAAGCCCTCGGCATTGCGCTGCTGTGCGCCAGCCCGCGCCCCGAGGACCGGCCGACGATCAAGGACGTGGCGGCCCTGCTACGCGGCATCCGGCACGACGACGGCACCGACACGCGGAAGGCGGGGAACGCAGCCGGAAGCGAGACGACGGAGGGGATGAAGCGGGCCGATGCGAAGAAGCCCATCTCACCCACCAAACTTATGGCTCTCACTAGACCGGTCCAAACCCAGGCCCAGGTCCAGGCCCGAGCGAGTTCAGGTTCCCTGGGCCTACTCAACAACCGGGACGGATAG